Proteins co-encoded in one Vicia villosa cultivar HV-30 ecotype Madison, WI unplaced genomic scaffold, Vvil1.0 ctg.000282F_1_1, whole genome shotgun sequence genomic window:
- the LOC131626320 gene encoding transcription elongation factor TFIIS-like — protein MYFSRYFLFLSFLSLHFPHSRSRRKQQQVPFRKWLGSMEKENEKELVELYEAAKKAADASTDADSPHEESRCLDALEQLKKFPVNYKILVNTQVGKHLKSLTKHPRQKIRAFAVDLIEIWKGIIIKETSKNKSGPSDSKVESTNGERAKAGKLQKSPSVKVEKGESVKVEEVNGNGASKLSSGNVKAQNVDVKIEKTDRSSSVKVEKIAKEETHVSVAKKISSSSAAPPKLKTMIKSNDPARDKIRELLGDALSKVFEEADEDMMVEVNARDPIRVAVTVESLLFEKWGPSNGAQKVKYRSLMFNLKDQNNPDFRRKVLLGIVEPQRLVDMTSAEMASEQRKQQIEKLEKKALFECERGGAPKATTDQFKCGRCGQRKTTYYQMQTRSADEPMTTYVTCVNCNNRWKFC, from the exons ATGTACTTCTCTCGTTATTTTctgttcctttcttttctttcgcTTCACTTCCCGCACAGCCGCAGCCGCAGAAAGCAACAACAAGTACCATTCAG AAAGTGGCTGGGTTCGATGGAgaaagaaaatgagaaagagtTGGTGGAATTGTATGAGGCTGCGAAGAAAGCAGCGGATGCGTCTACCGACGCAGATAGTCCGCACGAAGAAAGCCGATGCCTTGATGCGCTCGAGCAGCTCAAGAAATTTCCTGTCAATTATAAAATTCTCGTTAATACCCAG GTGGGGAAACATCTTAAAAGTCTCACCAAGCACCCCAGGCAGAAAATTCGGGCTTTTGCTGTTGATTTAATTGAGATATGGAAAGGCATAATTATCAAGGAAACAAGTAAAAATAAATCTGGGCCCTCAGATTCTAAGGTTGAGTCAACAAATGGGGAGAGAGCTAAAGCTGGGAAATTGCAAAAGAGTCCTTCGGTGAAGGTTGAGAAAGGAGAAAGTGTCAAAGTAGAAGAAGTTAATGGGAATGGTGCATCAAAGCTGAGCTCTGGAAATGTAAAGGCACAAAATGTGGATGTCAAAATTGAGAAAACTGATCGTTCTTCAAGCGTCAAGGTGGAAAAGATAGCCAAGGAGGAAACACATGTTTCTGTAGCAAAGAAAATTTCATCCAGCTCTGCTGCTCCCCCAAAGCTGAAGACAATGATCAAATCTAATGATCCAGCACGAGACAAAATAAGGGAACTTCTCGGAGATGCTTTATCTAAGGTTTTTGAAGAGGCAGATGAAGATATGATGGTTGAAGTAAATGCACGTGACCCAATTCGTGTTGCAGTTACAGTGGAGTCTCTGTTATTTGAAAAGTGGGGTCCTTCAAATGGAGCCCAAAAGGTCAAGTACAGGTCAttaatgtttaatcttaaggaTCAGAATAACCCAGATTTCCGAAGAAAAGTTCTGCTCGGAATTGTTGAGCCGCAGCGGCTTGTCGACATGACTTCAGCAGAAATGGCCAGTGAACAAAGGAAGCAGCAGATTGAGAAACTCGAGAAGAAAGCTTTGTTTGAATGTGAGCGTGGAGGTGCACCAAAAGCTACTACTGATCAATTTAAGTGTGGTAGGTGTGGTCAAAGGAAAACCACCTATTACCAAATGCAGACTCGTAGTGCTGATGAACCTATGACAACGTATGTCACTTGTGTTAACTGCAACAACCGTTGGAAGTTTTGTTAG